The Leptospira selangorensis genome segment CAACGAGGATGGGGCACGATCTTCTTTGATCAACAACGAAGAGATAGAGATCCTAAAACAAAAACTACGTTTGGACAAACCTCTTCCGGTTGCTTATCTGTACTGGTTATGGGACGTCGCTAGTTTAGATCTGGGAGAATCTAGATTACATTCCCGTCCTGTAAACGAACTCATTTTCGAAAAGATACCGGTCTCCCTGACATTCGGCCTTTCGGGATTTTTACTTTCTTATCTAATCTGTATTCCATTAGGGATTCGTAAAGCAATCCAAAGTGGGCAGGCATTCGATAGTGGAACTAGTATCATTATATTGATTGCTTACTCGATTCCAGTATTCGCACTTTCAATGTTGCTATTATATTTGTTCTCTTCCGGAGAAGTGTTTTCCGTATTCCCTCTAGGCCATGAATATTCTGATAACTACGATGACTTGGATTTTTTCGAAAAGATCATAGATAGAGCAGAGCATATGTTCTTACCGGTGCTTTGTTATGTTTCCGGATCTTTTGCGATGCTCACCCTTTTGATGAAAAACTCTCTCTTGGACCAGATCTCTAAAGAGTACGTAAGGACAGCGATCTCCAAAGGTTTATCTTTCAAAGATGCAATATACAAACACGCTTTCAGAAACAGCCTGATCCCGATCGCAACAGGATTCGGTTCTAATTTAAGTTTGGTATTAGCCGGATCTTTGATCATTGAGTTGGTATTCAGTATAGACGGGATCGGATTACTCGGTTTCCAAGCAGTTACGGAAAGAGATACAAACCTGATGATGGGGTTACTACTAATCCAAAGTTTTCTTTCATTGATCGGAAACATTCTCTCCGACCTATGTTATGTTATCATCGACCCTAGGATCAATTTCGAAGCATGAACTCTTTAGCCAAAAGAAGATTCGAAAAATTTAGATCCAATACAAAAGCTTGGATCTCTCTTTGGATCTTAGGGACTTCTTATATCATTTCTTTATTTGCACCGATACTTGCAAATAATCAACCTTGGATCGTTTCGTATGACGATTCTTGGAAATTCCCAATCCTCTTCCGTTATACCGATAAGGATTTCGGTGGATCCGAATATTCTCCCATAAATTATAAAAAACTAAAATTGAGAGAAGATTTCGAAGACGACGATGATAACTGGATCCTATTTCCTCCAGTCCCATACGGATACAACGAAGACAATTTAGAAACAATCGATGATGACGAAAACCCTCCTTCTTCTCCTAGCCTAAAACATTGGCTTGGGACTGATGATCGAGGAAGAGATGTATTCACTCGGATCTTTTACGCGTACAGAAATTCTATGAGTTTCGGACTCATACTAGTAATCATAGAATTCCTGTTTGGAACTATTATAGGCGGGATCCAAGGATATTATGGAAAAAGAACGGATATCATCTTACAAAGGATCATCGAAATTTTATCCGCTATTCCTTTCTTATATTTGATACTGATCATGGGTTCCTTTTTCGGCCGAGGTTTTATAGTATTAGGGATCACTTACTCCGCATTAAGTTGGATAGGTATCAGTATGTATATGAGGGGAGAATTCTATAGATCCAAGGCACTCACTTATGTAGATGCGGCAAAAGCGTTAGGCGCCAGCTCTTGGAGTATTATGAAAAATCATATTCTCCCGAATGCGATCACTCCGCTTGTGACCTTCTTACCTTTTGCACTTATCAGTTCCATCTCCATCTTGAGTGCTCTGGACTTTTTAGGTTACGGAATTCCAGCACCAAATCCTTCTTGGGGAGAAATGATCAGCCAAGGAAGAGATAATCTAAGAGCCTGGTGGTTGATCGCATTTCCTTCTTTATCTTTGGCGGCGACTATTCTTCTTTCTTCTTTTATAGGAGAAGGGATACGTGATTCTTTTGATTCTAAGGAGAAGGTAACGTACGAATGAATTCGGAAGCTATTCTCCAAGTATCTAACTTAAATTTAGAACTTTCCAAAGAAGGAAGGTTCGTTCCATTATTGGAAGATATAAATTTCGAGATCCGTAAGGGAGAAGTTCTTGCTTTAGTAGGAGAGTCAGGTTGTGGAAAATCAGTGTGCTCCGCTGCGATCACAAAATTACTTCCTCATGAATCTTTCAGATACTCGAATGGAAAAGTATTATTCCAAGGAACAGACCTTCTTCAAACCGACTCGGAAACTTTAAGAAAGATCCGAGGAAAAAAAATCTCCTACGTATTCCAGGAACCCTTCTCCGCTCTAAATCCTTTAAGCAAAATAAAAGACCAAATGACGGAAGGTTTTTTGGAACATGGGCTTGGCACCCGTAAAGAAGCGGAAGATAAAGCCGAATATCTTCTAGGGGCAGTAGGAATTACCGACATAAAATTAAGGATGAGTTGTTATCCTCATCAGTTGAGTGGAGGGATCTTACAAAGGGTCGGGATAGGGATGGCGTTGATGTGCGATCCTGAACTTCTGATCGCGGACGAGC includes the following:
- a CDS encoding ABC transporter permease subunit encodes the protein MRNYFLKRIFLIVPTILGITFLVFILSHLAPGGPLEREIAKLRGYGNEDGARSSLINNEEIEILKQKLRLDKPLPVAYLYWLWDVASLDLGESRLHSRPVNELIFEKIPVSLTFGLSGFLLSYLICIPLGIRKAIQSGQAFDSGTSIIILIAYSIPVFALSMLLLYLFSSGEVFSVFPLGHEYSDNYDDLDFFEKIIDRAEHMFLPVLCYVSGSFAMLTLLMKNSLLDQISKEYVRTAISKGLSFKDAIYKHAFRNSLIPIATGFGSNLSLVLAGSLIIELVFSIDGIGLLGFQAVTERDTNLMMGLLLIQSFLSLIGNILSDLCYVIIDPRINFEA
- a CDS encoding ABC transporter permease subunit, producing MNSLAKRRFEKFRSNTKAWISLWILGTSYIISLFAPILANNQPWIVSYDDSWKFPILFRYTDKDFGGSEYSPINYKKLKLREDFEDDDDNWILFPPVPYGYNEDNLETIDDDENPPSSPSLKHWLGTDDRGRDVFTRIFYAYRNSMSFGLILVIIEFLFGTIIGGIQGYYGKRTDIILQRIIEILSAIPFLYLILIMGSFFGRGFIVLGITYSALSWIGISMYMRGEFYRSKALTYVDAAKALGASSWSIMKNHILPNAITPLVTFLPFALISSISILSALDFLGYGIPAPNPSWGEMISQGRDNLRAWWLIAFPSLSLAATILLSSFIGEGIRDSFDSKEKVTYE
- a CDS encoding ABC transporter ATP-binding protein, which translates into the protein MNSEAILQVSNLNLELSKEGRFVPLLEDINFEIRKGEVLALVGESGCGKSVCSAAITKLLPHESFRYSNGKVLFQGTDLLQTDSETLRKIRGKKISYVFQEPFSALNPLSKIKDQMTEGFLEHGLGTRKEAEDKAEYLLGAVGITDIKLRMSCYPHQLSGGILQRVGIGMALMCDPELLIADEPTSALDVTVQAQLVELLLRLKEKMNLSVLFISHDFGLVSHIADRICVLYAGRIAELGTVDQVLDEPNHPYTKDLLDSLPSHFSQTGVFKPIEGRLPSPGNYPKGCHYSDRCDFVFSECNAVKPILKNTNEPGHLSACFLNEKKELAG